The following proteins are co-located in the Equus quagga isolate Etosha38 chromosome 22, UCLA_HA_Equagga_1.0, whole genome shotgun sequence genome:
- the CDKN2AIP gene encoding CDKN2A-interacting protein isoform X1 yields the protein MAQEVSEYLSQNPRVAAWVEALRCEGETDKHWRHRREFLLRNAGDLAPAGGAAPAGAADAESGASSRQLQQLISFSMAWANHVFLGCRYSQKVMDKILSMAEGIKVTDAPIHTTRDELVAKVKKRGISSSNEGVEEPSKKRIIEGKNNSAVEQDRAKSSAKTERASAQQEVSSTCTGSSTKSESGGNSARGSGTSSQNSSASDGDRSVSRQSSSSLSAQVTTAGSGKAESQAPDKHGSASLVSSLLKSSVNSHVTQSTESRQQSGSPKKSALEGSSISASQSISEIEVPLLGSSGSSEVELPLLSSKPSSETASSGLTSKTSSEASVSSSVSKNSSSSGTSSITPKSSTSANTSVLTSKSTSQVAASLLASKGSSQTSGSLVSKSTSLASVSQLASKSSSQTSTSQLPSKSTSQLSESSVRFSCCKLTNEDVKQKQPFFNRLYKTVAWKLVAVGGFSSSVNHGELLNAAVEALKATLDVFFVPLKELADLPESKSSQENIVCELRCKSVYLGTGCGKSKENAKAVASREALKLFLKKKVVVKICKRKYRGSEIEDLVLLDEESRPVNLPPALKHPQELL from the exons ATGGCGCAGGAGGTGTCGGAGTACCTGAGCCAGAACCCGCGGGTCGCCGCCTGGGTGGAGGCGCTGCGCTGCGAGGGCGAGACGGACAAACACTGGCGCCACCGCCGGGAGTTTCTGCTCCGCAACGCCGGCGACCTGGCCCCCGCGGGCGGCGCGGCCCCGGCGGGCGCTGCCGACGCCGAGAGCGGCGCCAGCAGTCGGCAGCTGCAGCAGCTCATCTCCTTCTCCATGGCCTGGGCCAACCACGTCTTCCTCGGGTGCCG gtACTCTCAAAAAGTTATGGATAAAATACTTAGTATGGCTGAAGGCATCAAAGTGACAGATGCTCCCATCCATACCACAAGAGACGAACTGGTTGCCAAGGTGAAGAAAAGAGGGATATCGAGTAGCAATG AAGGGGTAGAAGAGCCATCGAAAAAACGAATcatagaaggaaaaaacaattctGCAGTTGAGCAAGATCGTGCAAAAagttctgccaaaacagaacgtGCATCAGCTCAGCAGGAAGTCAGCTCGACATGTACGGGGTCGTCTACCAAATCCGAGAGTGGTGGGAACTCAGCTCGGGGCTCTGGCACCTCCAGTCAGAACAGCTCTGCAAGTGATGGGGATCGGTCTGTCTCCCGGCAAAGCAGCAGCAGCCTTTCTGCTCAGGTAACAACAGCAGGGTCTGGAAAAGCTGAATCTCAAGCTCCAGATAAACATGGTTCAGCATCGCTGGTCTCTTCGTTGTTGAAATCCAGTGTGAATAGTCATGTGACCCAATCCACTGAATCCAGACAACAAAGTGGATCACCTAAAAAGAGTGCTTTGGAAGGCTCTTCAATCTCAGCTTCTCAAAGCATCTCAGAGATAGAGGTGCCCTTGTTGGGCTCCTCAGGAAGCTCAGAAGTAGAGTTGCCACTGTTGTCATCTAAACCTAGTTCAGAGACAGCTTCAAGTGGGTTAACTTCCAAAACTAGTTCAGAGGCAAGCGTTTCATCGTCGGTCTCTAAAAACAGTTCCTCATCAGGCACCTCCTCGATAACTCCCAAGAGCAGCACCTCAGCAAATACATCGGTGCTGACTTCCAAGAGCACTTCACAGGTGGCCGCGTCGCTGTTAGCTTCCAAGGGCAGCTCCCAGACCAGTGGGTCTCTGGTTTCCAAAAGCACTTCCTTAGCAAGTGTGTCCCAGCTGGCTTCTAAGAGTAGTTCTCAGACCAGCACATCACAGTTGCCTTCTAAAAGTACTTCACAGTTAAGTGAGAGTTCTGTGAGATTCTCTTGTTGCAAGTTAACCAATGAAGATGTGAAACAGAAGCAGCCTTTTTTCAATAGACTGTATAAAACGGTGGCATGGAAGTTGGTAGCTGTTGGTGGCTTTAGTTCCAGCGTGAATCATGGAGAGCTCCTAAACGCAGCTGTGGAGGCTCTGAAAGCTACACTGGATGTGTTTTTTGTCCCGCTGAAAGAACTGGCAGATCTGCCTGAAAGTAAGAGCtctcaagaaaatattgtttGTGAATTGAGATGCAAGTCTGTTTATTTGGGCACTGGCtgtggaaaaagcaaggaaaatgcaAAAGCAGTCGCCTCCAGAGAAGCTCTGAAGTTATTTCTCAAGAAAAAGGTGGtggtaaaaatatgtaaaaggaaaTACAGAGGCAGTGAAATAGAAGACCTGGTACTCCTTGATGAAGAATCAAGGCCTGTAAACTTACCTCCAGCGTTGAAACATCCTCAAGAATTACTATAA
- the CDKN2AIP gene encoding CDKN2A-interacting protein isoform X2: protein MAQEVSEYLSQNPRVAAWVEALRCEGETDKHWRHRREFLLRNAGDLAPAGGAAPAGAADAESGASSRQLQQLISFSMAWANHVFLGCRYSQKVMDKILSMAEGIKVTDAPIHTTRDELVAKKG, encoded by the exons ATGGCGCAGGAGGTGTCGGAGTACCTGAGCCAGAACCCGCGGGTCGCCGCCTGGGTGGAGGCGCTGCGCTGCGAGGGCGAGACGGACAAACACTGGCGCCACCGCCGGGAGTTTCTGCTCCGCAACGCCGGCGACCTGGCCCCCGCGGGCGGCGCGGCCCCGGCGGGCGCTGCCGACGCCGAGAGCGGCGCCAGCAGTCGGCAGCTGCAGCAGCTCATCTCCTTCTCCATGGCCTGGGCCAACCACGTCTTCCTCGGGTGCCG gtACTCTCAAAAAGTTATGGATAAAATACTTAGTATGGCTGAAGGCATCAAAGTGACAGATGCTCCCATCCATACCACAAGAGACGAACTGGTTGCCAAG AAGGGGTAG